AGCTAGTACCCACAGACCTAGCTAGTACCCACAGACCTAGCTAGTACCCACAGGCCCAGACAGACCTAGCTAGTGCCCACAGGCCCAGACAGACCTAGCTAGTGCCCACAGGCCCAGACAGACCTAGCTAGTGCCCACAGGCCCAGACAGACCTAGCTAGTGCCCACAGGCCCAGACAGACCGAGCTAGTGCCCACAGGCCCAGACAGACCGAGCTAGTGCCCACAGGCCCAGACCCAGACAGAGCTAGTGCCCACAGGCCCAGACCCAGACAGAGCTAGTGCCCACAGGCCCAGACCCAGACAGAGCTAGTGCCCACAGGCCCAGACCCAGACAGAGCTAGTGCCCACAGGCCCAGACAGACCGAGCTAGTAcccacagacccagacagacttAGCTAGTAcccacagacccagacagacctaACTAGTGCCCACAGGACCAGACAGACCTAGCTAGTGCCCACAGGCCCAGACAGACCTAGCTAGTGCCCACAGGCCCAGACAGACCTAGCTAGTGCCCATAGACCCAGACAGACCTAGCTAGTGCCCACAGGCCCAGACAGACCTAGCTAGTGCCCACAGGCCCAGACAGACCTAGCTAGTAcccacagacccagacagacctaGCTAGTACCCACAGACCCAGACAGAGCTAGCTAGTGCccacagacccagacagagataGCTAGTACCCACAGACCCAGACAGAGCTAGCTAGTAcccacagacccagacagacctaGCTAGTACCCACAGACCCAGACAGAGCTAGCTAGTACCCACAGACCCAGACAGAGCTCATGTAGGTCATGTAATGTAGCTAGTACCCACCTGTTCTAATAAATATGAAGGCAGTGTAAGCTCCAAACACAGCGGTGTAGGAGAACTGGAACACTGCAACACAAACATTAACACATAGACTGTATATGATTATTAATGCTATTTATTTACAGTCAGTGGAAAAGAACACATAGCTAGGCTACAGGAGCCATCTACCACATGGGAGACAAAGTAGAAAAGCTGAAGGTAATCGGTTGGTCCTTACCTGCAGCGAGAAAGATCCCAGACACAGTGCCCTGTCTGAATCGCAGCAGTTCGATCACATGATGAAAGTGAGCTGTGAAAACAACATCTTTAGAGTTTCCGGACAAAAAAAATACGACATCATGGACAGagtaagaaaataaaaaagatgTTATCATCCAAATGTATTCACCATTTACATTTTGTTTACCACGTTTACCACTTTCACATGCATCATTTTTGCGGTACTGGTGAGAGCTACGGGGTTCATTATTTCAAATGAATTAATCTAGCGAAAACTCGTTAGAATTTTTCTTTTGTGGCAGAAAAAAACATTTCGCTTTCCAGCAGCAGCTGCATGAGGACAACTGCAAATCGTCTCGTTTGCTCCTATATTATTAAGAACACAACAGGTCAACAACAGAGGTTTAAGCCTACTGCCTTTCTGTAATATTAATATGAATAatactattaataataataataacaacatgaATAACAATACTAACATGAATAATAATGATACTACGAATAATCATAATAtcaataatcataataataattataattataacaATAATTATAATTTATTGGATTTATGTCCAGATGCTCAAAGCACCTAAATGAGTTTAGCGAAGCCCGAAAACTAGTAAAGAAAAGCagactgcttctctctctctcgctttacgTTGATATGCCAGGGGTTCCATTTGCATGAAAATTATTAGTCAATAGTCAAGACACAAAACTACAGTGCCGTTGGAAAggttcagacccctggactttttccacattttgttaggttacagccttattctaaaattcattacatttgtttttttcctccacacaataccccataatgacaaagtaaaaacagtttAATTTTTGTTGGctaatttatacaaaataaaaaactgaaatgcaacatttacgtaagtattcagaccctttactcagtactttgttgaagcacctttggcagcgattacagcctcaagtcttcatgggtgtgacactacaagcttggcacacttgtatttggggggtttctcacattcttctctgcagatcctctcaaactctgtcaggttggatggggagcgttgctgcacagctagttttaggtctctccagagatgtttgatcaggttgaagtccgggctctgcctgggccactcaaggacattcatagacttgtcccgaagccactcccatgttgtcctgttggaaggtgaaccttcgccccagtctaagttCCTGAGAACtcgaacaggttttcatcaaggatctctgtactttactccctttatctttgcctcgatcctgactagtctcccagtccctgtcactgaaaaacatccccacagtatgatgctgccactaccaccatggttcatcgtagggatggtgccaggtttcctccaggtgtgatgcttggcattcaggccaaagagttcaatcttggtttcatcagaccagagaatcttgtttctcatggtctgagagtctttaagtgccttttggcaaactccaagcaggctgtcatgtgcgttttactgaggagtggcttccatctggccaccctaccataaaaggcctgattggtggagtgctgcagagatggttgtccttctggaaggttatcccatctccacagaggaactctggtggaggttcttggtgacctccctgaccaaggcccttctcccccgattgctcagtttggcctgggcggccagctctaggaagagtcttggtggttgccaacttattccatttaagtatggaggccaatgtgttcttggggaccttcaatgctacagaaatgttttggtacacttccccagatctttgtCTCAACAAAGTCCTGTTttgaagctctacggacaattccttcgccctcatggcttggtttttgctctgacatgcactgtcaactgtgggaccttatatagacaggtgtatgcctttccaaatcatgtccaatcaattgaatttaccacaggtggactccaatcaagttgtaaaaagatcaagaatgatcaatgggaacaggatgcacctgagctcaatttcaaatctcataacAAAGCATCTGAATATctttgtaaataatgtatttttgttttgtttgtaataaattaccaaacatttctaaaaacctgttttcgctttgtcattatggggtattgtgtatagattgctgagatttatttttatttaatccattttagaataaggctgtaacgtaacaaaattggaaaaagttaaggggtctgaatacttcctgaaggcactgtatgtgttggCTGCAGTTGTAGCACCCCTATAGCATCAATATTTATGTAGGTCAAAATGGCAGAAGGTGTTCTTATTGACTCGCAGACATTAACTGACATGACACATACATTAAAGGGGTTGCTCTAATTTAATGGAATGAAATGCTGCTAAATCCAATACATTATTTGTTCAATTCAGTTGGGGTTGAGGCAAGCAGATTTTTCTAAATGCAAACCAGATCTAGACGATCCCGCGGTGCAGTATGTTGATGGGACTTACCTACTCCGAAGAAGAGGGGACAGGTCAACATGGCAGTGGAGGGACTGGCGCAGGGTACCAGCATGGGCAGCATACAAGCCCTGAACACCAGCTCCTCAGTCAGAGGGGCCACCACCTGGTTCCTCAGCCAGCGCATGTCCCTGAGGCACAGAGCCCAGAACCATGGGTCTGTtggagtggggggagggggagagagagagatggtctccAGGATAACGCAGTAATAACCATATTGGGTGAATAATCATCTCTAGACAGTCTCTCACCAAGGGCCACTCGTATCCCATCCATGAAGCCCCAGGGGCAGTCCATAGCCAGTTGGATGAGAGGGCCAAGAAACAGAACCTACCAGAGCAAAGGTCAGAGGTTAACTGCTGTAGGTCAGACAATACCAAAAGTATATCTACAACAGTCTGTTGTGTCTGTTACCATGGTGAGCAGCAGAGGCAGTATGATGGCTGGGATGAGGCCCTCGAAGCGAATGCCCATCAGAGCCAGCAACGACGGGCCGGGCTATAGGGGAACAAGAGAAGTATGGATGGAATTCATGGAAATGTTCTCATGTGTATAACACTCCATGAACAGACCGGGAAATAGGCTGTAATCAGCTGTTATCCTGTGCCCCTGCCTTAAAGGAACTGGTTGTGTCATGCATCTTTGTCCAGATAATGGATTGCAATGTATCAAGTCCATTATAGGCCAGGGCAAGAGGTTTCTTGGAAAGCTGGCTACGGTGTAGTTGTACTGTATTGGAGTAAGCTGCTCTACCTTTTCTAATACAGTAGATAAATGTGACGCACTAAGCTAATATAACCCATTGTTTCCCCATATAAAACTACAGCAGTCTGCTATTCAAAGGCACTTGAAAGCATCAACACAGACTCAGCTGTCATTTCCAATCATGAGCTTTGTCATCTAATAGCAGTTGGCCTATAGCAGTCGGCCTATAGCTGAGACAGCGTGGCGTAGAGACTCACCATCACACCAGTGTACACCTTCCATGTCCACACGAAGACAGGCGACAAGgcagacacgatcaggacactGGTGAAGCGCCTCTTGATAACGGCCGGGTGGTCCCTGGGGGCAGGCACGTGATGCACACACAGGAGATACATGTCAACATTACATTCTGTAAACAAACCAGCCCCTCAAGGAGCAAGAACACTGCAATTAAGCAGGAAACTAAATAAATAAGCCCTCTGGTTCAGTTTGCTTGCTAATGTACCAGCAAATAATGAAAGGCTAGCAGACTGCTGCAGGgaaattccacagtaacagaattaCACTGACACTCAGAatttttactttaaaatgtataccaaacacaaaccattgatttcaaagtttaacaaaccatataaCTCTATGCACAACTCATTTTAACAATTTACCCtgaacattttataaaaacatacgtttggtaacagaataaacATTTGAGAGATGCTAtagtaattctgttaccaaactttgcatctgcactagCCCAAAAGCCGGCAGATGGCGATATTGAGTCATTTCATCTTACGGTCCAAAGGGAATGAATGCGACACTGTTATTCTCATTGAAAAccagtctaagaagtggtagatctgttccatttctatgcttcccgttctaaAGTTTGGTTTtggcatcttttactttcggttttgtacaccagctcaaacaactgaaaatactatatttttggtcaaggaaaatatatttcacagcggtttagaaggtacaatgattctctacactatacttgcttgttttgacAAACTGAAATTTAGGTTGAACTATTTGaatttttagcaaccaggaaacggcggagcgatttctgcatattgcacctttaaataCATATCAaaccacattttatttgtcaaatgcgctgaatacaacagatgtagacccgATTTAAATATGAGAAGATGTCATGGTTTGTTTTAGCCTTTCAGTTCatctttaatagaaaatgactcaagtgaaagtgaaagtgtacttgagtaaaattatctggttttaaatgtacttaaatacagtggtagaaaaagtacaaAATTGTCATACTTTGGTAAAAGTATCAAGTataagtaaatgctatacatcaaattccttttattgagcaaaccagacggcacaatcttcttgttttttattttacgGACAGACGGGCAAACTGCAACACTCAGACTTAATTTACAAACGCATTATGTGTTTAGTGAggccaccagatcagaggcagtagggatgacaacgcTCTATATTGATAGGTgggtgaattggaccatattcCTGTGCTGCCTGAGCATTctaaatgtaactagtacttttgggtctcagggaaaatgtattggagtaaaaagcacatattttctttaggaaagtagtggagtaaaagtttaaaaaatatatataaatagtgaagtacagatacaccACTGTTCACTCTAAACAGAAAACGCACATGGCAGTttgtattggacaaattcaggaagGTCCCTCCCAGTTTCGTTTACtctgtttggttcttaaacggTTTACATAATGAATAAGCTTCC
The DNA window shown above is from Salmo trutta chromosome 8, fSalTru1.1, whole genome shotgun sequence and carries:
- the rce1a gene encoding CAAX prenyl protease 2, with protein sequence MVEDDDLTPTLMSNQMWSSNGEFIPPDGICWVSVLSCLLLACSYVGSLYVWRSDLPRDHPAVIKRRFTSVLIVSALSPVFVWTWKVYTGVMPGPSLLALMGIRFEGLIPAIILPLLLTMVLFLGPLIQLAMDCPWGFMDGIRVALDPWFWALCLRDMRWLRNQVVAPLTEELVFRACMLPMLVPCASPSTAMLTCPLFFGVAHFHHVIELLRFRQGTVSGIFLAAVFQFSYTAVFGAYTAFIFIRTGHLVGPVLCHSFCNHMGFPALSTALEHPHRLTILSCYLLGVLLFLLLLFPLTDPLYYGLPTPVCTLASVPSSLCIS